GTCTCCAATGATCAGGTCGAATTGCTTGTCTTCGCACTCCATCACCGCCACGGCCGGCGTGGCCACCTCGGTCCACTCGACGGCCAGACCGCGGGCGCCGATCTTCTCCCCCACGCCACGGCGTATTTCTTGGCGGGCCAAGGCGTTGTCACCGTACAGCATGATCGAGACGGTGCCGGCCGTTGAGGCACCGGAGGTCGGGGTGGCTGTGGCTTGGTCCAGATCAGCGGTAGACGTCATGGTTCAAGGCTACATCGCCAGGCCAGCCAACGCCCAAAAACGACATAAGATTGTGACGGCAAATGGCCCACCAATCGAGAGACAGGACTCCAATGAGCGTCTACACCCTGCCTGACCTCCCATACGACTATTCAGCCCTCGAACCGCATATCTCCGCCCGCATCATGGAGTTGCATCACGACAAGCACCACGCCACCTACGTGGCCGGGGCCAATACCGCGCTCGAACAGCTGGCCGAGGCCCGCGACAAGTCCAACTTTGCCGCCCTGAACAAACTGGAAAAGGACCTGGCCTTCAATGTGGCCGGCCACGTCAACCACGGCGTTTTCTGGCAGAACCTGACGCCGGATTCTTCGGCCACGCCAACTGGCGCTATCGCCGCCGCCCTAGACGCCGGCTTTGGTTCCTTCGACGCCTTTAAGGCCCAATTCTCCGCCGCCGCCCTGGGCATTCAGGGTTCTGGCTGGGCCATGTTGGGCTATGACCCGCTGGGCGGCCAGCTCATCATCAACCAGGTCTTCGACCACCAGGCCAACTTGGCGCCGGGCACGGTGCCGCTGCTGCTGCTCGACATGTGGGAGCACGCCTTCTACCTCGATTACGTCAATGTCAAACCGGAGTGGGTGGCGGCTTTCTGGAACATTGTCAATTGGGCCGATGTCGAAGCTCGCCTGGGGGCGGCCACCGCCTAGTCCCGCAGTTCTCCCCTCTCCAATCGCGAGTTCAGGGTTTGGCAGCACCCCCGCGACCGAGTTCAGGGTTTGGCATGGCGCCCAAGCTCGGACTCGCGTCAAGGTGGCTGGGATGATGCCAAAGCTCGGACTCGCGTGAAGCGGTGAGTGGGGCCGGCGGGCATCAGCCACCTAACGCGGTCTCACCCAGCCGGCGCAGCAGTAGTACCTCGGCCAAAATTGCCTTTTCAAGCAGGTCCAGGCTGACCGATTCGTCAGAGGAATGAGGCCGCGAAGCCGGATCCAGCACGCCCGTTAGCAAAACCTCGATTGGCGCCATGGCTTGGCTCAGCAGGCTGGCCAGTGGGATCGAACCGCCCACACCCAGGTGAACCGGCGGCGTGCCGAAGGCCTCGGCTAACGCCCACTCGGCCGCCTGGGCGCCCGGTCCGGATAGATCAGCCAAGAAACCGTCACCGGTGGCCGCAACCTCGATTTCCAGTTCGGCCCCAAAACGCGGCTGGGCTTCTAAGTGGCGTGTCAGCGCGGCCGCCGCCGTGTCGACCGGTTTTCCGGGCGGCACGCGCAACGAAATCACCGCCGTGGCTTGGGGCAGGATCACGTTAGACACTTCTGCCCGGCGAGGCGCGTCGAAACCGACCAGGTCAATGGCCGCCTGGTGCCAGGTTTGGTCGGCGATTGAGC
Above is a window of Micrococcales bacterium DNA encoding:
- a CDS encoding superoxide dismutase; this encodes MSVYTLPDLPYDYSALEPHISARIMELHHDKHHATYVAGANTALEQLAEARDKSNFAALNKLEKDLAFNVAGHVNHGVFWQNLTPDSSATPTGAIAAALDAGFGSFDAFKAQFSAAALGIQGSGWAMLGYDPLGGQLIINQVFDHQANLAPGTVPLLLLDMWEHAFYLDYVNVKPEWVAAFWNIVNWADVEARLGAATA